One window of the Eucalyptus grandis isolate ANBG69807.140 chromosome 8, ASM1654582v1, whole genome shotgun sequence genome contains the following:
- the LOC104456575 gene encoding ribokinase isoform X2 has protein sequence MMSSTSLPPSPEQCLVVGFGGICLDDLAVLPALPVPGDTTHCRSVEVQGIGEAANALTCLARLGVRARLISKIADDIPGKRILAELTAEGVDTSFLVVAKDGQTPSSFVMVDQSTRARSSIFTPAFLVMEPADISQMNLKSALEGARFVYFDARHTDTAIVIAQEAAGQNMPILLHAEKKRPELVDLLQLSDYAVCSAEFPQAWTDAPSMPSALISMLLEFPKLKFATVTLGEHGCLMLERSSDENSLMGEEDADSLLHSLEQKKDDRVATPMCIPSEVVKLKANGIGTLTGRLFVCTAERIPPSELVDTTVAGDAFIGAILYALCMNMTPENMLPFAATVAAAACKGSGARTGLPYRTDPCLAPYLDEPAIL, from the exons ATGATGTCCTCCACATCTCTTCCTCCATCGCCTGAGCAATGCCTCGTT GTGGGATTCGGCGGGATTTGTCTGGATGACCTGGCTGTTCTGCCCGCTTTACCCGTTCCTGGTGACACAACTCATTGCAGGAGCGTGGAA GTTCAAGGAATTGGGGAAGCAGCGAATGCTTTGACTTGTTTGGCTCGTCTGGGTGTGAGAGCGAGGCTTATATCTAAG ATTGCTGATGACATCCCCGGTAAGAGAATACTGGCGGAGCTAACGGCTGAAGGTGTAGATACCTCTTTTCTCGTG gTTGCCAAGGATGGACAAACGCCATCTTCCTTTGTTATGGTCGACCAATCAAC GAGAGCGCGTTCTAGCATTTTTACACCAGCATTTCTTGTCATGGAACCGGCTGACATTTCCCAGATGAATTTAAAATCTGCACTCGAAGGAGCAAGGTTTGTCTACTTTGATGCAAGACACACAGATACTGCAATAGTAATTGCCCAAGAG GCAGCTGGGCAAAATATGCCCATTCTCCTTCatgcagaaaagaaaaggccgGAATTGGTCGATCTTCTTCAGTTGTCGGATTATGCCGTATGTTCAGCTGAATTTCCACAG GCTTGGACAGATGCACCATCTATGCCCAGTGCCCTTATATCCATGCTTCTTGAATTTCCAAAACTGAAATTTGCAACCGTGACTTTGGGCGAACATGGGTGCCTAATGCTGGAGAGATCATCAGATG AGAATTCTCTGATGGGAGAAGAAGATGCTGATAGCTTATTGCATTCTTTGGAGCAAAAAAAAGATGATAGGGTGGCCACACCAATGTGCATTCCATCA GAAGTGGTGAAACTGAAAGCAAACGGAATTGGGACATTGACGGGGAGATTGTTCGTGTGTACTGCCGAAAGGATACCGCCATCAGAACTAGTCGACACAACTGTGGCCGGCGATGCTTTCATCGGAGCTATTCTTTACG CGCTGTGTATGAACATGACCCCAGAAAATATGCTTCCGTTTGCTGCCACGGTG GCGGCTGCTGCATGCAAGGGATCAGGGGCTAGAACCGGTCTTCCCTACCGGACTGATCCATGTTTGGCTCCATATTTAGACGAACCGGCAATTCTGTGA
- the LOC104456575 gene encoding ribokinase isoform X1, producing the protein MMSSTSLPPSPEQCLVVGFGGICLDDLAVLPALPVPGDTTHCRSVEVQGIGEAANALTCLARLGVRARLISKIADDIPGKRILAELTAEGVDTSFLVVAKDGQTPSSFVMVDQSTRARSSIFTPAFLVMEPADISQMNLKSALEGARFVYFDARHTDTAIVIAQEAAGQNMPILLHAEKKRPELVDLLQLSDYAVCSAEFPQAWTDAPSMPSALISMLLEFPKLKFATVTLGEHGCLMLERSSDAENSLMGEEDADSLLHSLEQKKDDRVATPMCIPSEVVKLKANGIGTLTGRLFVCTAERIPPSELVDTTVAGDAFIGAILYALCMNMTPENMLPFAATVAAAACKGSGARTGLPYRTDPCLAPYLDEPAIL; encoded by the exons ATGATGTCCTCCACATCTCTTCCTCCATCGCCTGAGCAATGCCTCGTT GTGGGATTCGGCGGGATTTGTCTGGATGACCTGGCTGTTCTGCCCGCTTTACCCGTTCCTGGTGACACAACTCATTGCAGGAGCGTGGAA GTTCAAGGAATTGGGGAAGCAGCGAATGCTTTGACTTGTTTGGCTCGTCTGGGTGTGAGAGCGAGGCTTATATCTAAG ATTGCTGATGACATCCCCGGTAAGAGAATACTGGCGGAGCTAACGGCTGAAGGTGTAGATACCTCTTTTCTCGTG gTTGCCAAGGATGGACAAACGCCATCTTCCTTTGTTATGGTCGACCAATCAAC GAGAGCGCGTTCTAGCATTTTTACACCAGCATTTCTTGTCATGGAACCGGCTGACATTTCCCAGATGAATTTAAAATCTGCACTCGAAGGAGCAAGGTTTGTCTACTTTGATGCAAGACACACAGATACTGCAATAGTAATTGCCCAAGAG GCAGCTGGGCAAAATATGCCCATTCTCCTTCatgcagaaaagaaaaggccgGAATTGGTCGATCTTCTTCAGTTGTCGGATTATGCCGTATGTTCAGCTGAATTTCCACAG GCTTGGACAGATGCACCATCTATGCCCAGTGCCCTTATATCCATGCTTCTTGAATTTCCAAAACTGAAATTTGCAACCGTGACTTTGGGCGAACATGGGTGCCTAATGCTGGAGAGATCATCAGATG CAGAGAATTCTCTGATGGGAGAAGAAGATGCTGATAGCTTATTGCATTCTTTGGAGCAAAAAAAAGATGATAGGGTGGCCACACCAATGTGCATTCCATCA GAAGTGGTGAAACTGAAAGCAAACGGAATTGGGACATTGACGGGGAGATTGTTCGTGTGTACTGCCGAAAGGATACCGCCATCAGAACTAGTCGACACAACTGTGGCCGGCGATGCTTTCATCGGAGCTATTCTTTACG CGCTGTGTATGAACATGACCCCAGAAAATATGCTTCCGTTTGCTGCCACGGTG GCGGCTGCTGCATGCAAGGGATCAGGGGCTAGAACCGGTCTTCCCTACCGGACTGATCCATGTTTGGCTCCATATTTAGACGAACCGGCAATTCTGTGA